The genomic stretch GATATGCAGCTTGTTTTAAAAATGATCTGTCGATCGTTGATGTCGGATGCGGAACGGGCGGAAATTTCGAGTTTCTGGAGAATTTCGGCCGCGTCCTTGGCGCCGACAACTCGACGTTTGCCGTTGAATATTGCCGAAAAAAGGGCAAAACGGTCAAGCTTGTCAGTAAAGACGTGCTTCCGTTTCCGGACGGATCATGCGATCTCGTAACCGTTTTTGACGTCTTGGAGCATATCGAAAATGACGGAAGAATGATCGAGGAGTGCCGGCGCATACTCAAAAAGGGCGGAAAGATCGTGGCCGCCGTCCCCGCATATATGTCCATATGGTCCAGCCATGATGAGATCCTCGGGCATCGCCGAAGGTATTCAAAAAAGGAACTGTTAGGCAAGGTTGAGGAAAGGGGTTTCAGGACAATAAAAATAACACACTGCATAACCTTTATGTTTCCGATCATTTTTGTTTTCAGGCTGATCAGCAAGAAATTTTCCAAGAGTAGTCGGACCAATAGCGCATATTTTATGCTTCCCGGCATTATCAACAGTTTGCTTGCTGCAATATTACGCGTTGAGTCCTGTCTTATTGATAAGATAGAAATGCCATTTGGCTGTTCGGTAGTTATCGTTGCTGAAAAGATCTGATCTGTCAAAATAAGATAAAAGGATTCTGTGGTCGCGTCCGGCGTTGTGTTTCTCATAATTTCTTTTTCGTTTTATGATGAATTATACCAAGGAACGGAAAGCAAGGGCATTGCTGGTCTCGATATTATTTGTCGCGATCTTCGCAAGATTTTTGTTCCTTTATGCCAGAGATGTTCCTGTTATTGCGGATGCAGTCCTCTATGCCCAGTCCGGGAAAAACTTTATAGAGACCGGGCGGTATGCAACTTCAGGAGGCGATCTGGTGGATATTGTTTTTCCTCCCGGCTATCCGATCGCCGTAGGATTAGCCGATCATTTTTTCAATAATCCCCTCTTTTCCCTCAGATTCGTATCTTTTGTCTTCGGGTCTTTGCTTGTGCATCTGTTCTATCTTACCGGAAGGGAAATGAGCGGCGAGAAGGCCGGACTGTTCGCATCTTTTTTTGCCGCTACGAACTCCACTTTGATATTGTTTTCTCAGGAAGTTTATTCCGAGTCCATGTTTTTTTTCTTCACTCTGCTTTCTTTTTATCTGTTTCTCAGGCTAAGTAAGGAACCCAAGAACAAAAATGCGGTTTTTTTCGGCTTCTCCATAGGCATGTCCTATCTTATCCGTCCAGAGGGACTGCTTTTAATGGTCCTGCCCTTTATTTTCTTATTGCGGATAATAAAGAAGTTTCAGTATGAAATTTTATTACGCTTTCTTTTGGTCTTATTTGTCACATTTTTCGTGATGTTTCCGTATGTCTATTTTCTTTCGCAAAAGACCGGAAAGCCTGCCATTACCGCCAAAATGAGCACGAATCTGGCTGCCGGAATAAATTTCGACGGTGCGGATATGTCCCGTTTGAGCAGAGATCATTTTTTGCGGTATGAGGAAAATGAGGCGAATTATAATGAACAGACGAATGAATTGGATTATCCAAAAGAAGAGTTCAAAAATACCAGCATTCTGACCGTTCTTTTGGATAATAATTTCTCCGGAAGATATATTGCCGGATTCAGATCAGAGGCATATGCCTTGTCAGCCGATCATTGGGCGGGCATTCTCTTGCTGCCGATATTATTGGCTATCATTTATGCGGTCAGGGATCAGAAAAACAGAAAAAACATCCTTGTGCTTTCCATCCTGTCGGCCGAACTGCTCATAATGTTTCCGATATTCCACATTGAAAGCAGGTATCTCGCGCAGGTGCTGATATTTCTGATCCTGTTTGCTTCTTTGGGGTATGCCGGATATAAAGGTCCCGGAACCGAGTTGTTGCCAAGGAAATTCACCGTTTTCATAAAAAATTTGGTGATAGTCCTGATATCGTCAAGTTTTATATTATTTTTATATCTATCGTTCGTTACCAATGAGTTCGGGGGTTTCTGCAATTATGCTTTTTGCATCAATACCAATGTCCGTGACAGGTCATTTCCTCCCACTGAAAACAGCCTGGCATATGAATATAAAATTGCGGGAGAATATATTAAAAATAATTCAGATAGCGGCGAGGGCGGCGGTCTTATCATGTCCAGACGGCCCGTCGAAGTTTCTTTTTACGCGGGTATGGACAGTTTGGGAATAACATTTCCCGATACCAGTGCGGAAAATGTGATAAAATTCGCTAAAGCCAACAATGTTAAATATATCATAGTGGACAAAAGATATCTTGGCGTAAGGAAAAACTATAAAGATTTGGCCAGTCTGCAAGATTTTTCGAACGACGTTTATCTTGTTTTTGAAGACAGCTCGGTATCTGACATTAAATTGTTCCAAGTCAAGTGACGCAGGGCCTGCGTTGTGCTTGTGAGCTCGTTATCCGGGATGTTTTGTTTATTTAAGATCCGACAGATGCTGAAAAATATCAATAAAATCTGCAGAGGGAGCATTCCAGTGCTCCTGATCCTGGCAATAGCTCTTTTTGCGAGGCTGGTTTTGTTCTTTCATGACGTAACCATAGATAATGACGGGATCGCATATGGACTTGCCGGAAAGAATCTGGTCGAAAGCGGAAAATATGAAGTTTACGGCGATCCATTGCTGATATATCCTCCCGTGTATCCCATAGCCATAGGGATAGTCGATCATTTTTCCGGTAACCTGCTTTTTTCCGGAAGGTTTGTTTCGCTGCTATTCGGGATGCTGCTGGTCTATGCATTTTATGCGTTTGGCAAGAAGCTTTATGGAAAGGAGGCGGGACTCTTTGCGTCTTTTTTCGCTGCAACGAATTATTCGCTGGTCGCATATTCGTCAGTGACCAGATCGGAAATGATATATTTATTCATCCTGGCACTTATTTTGTATGTATATATTCTGCTGATCGAAAAATGCGAAGATGCCAAGGCGGCAGTTCTGGGATCGTTGATGGCAGCATTATATCTTACGAGGCCGGAAGGACTACTGATGTGGATCTTGCCGATATTATTGTTTTATAAGCTTCTGAAAAAGACAAATATCTATGCGGCCCTGCGTTCTCTGGCTATTATTTTCTTATCGTTTATGATAATTTCCGCCCCTTATATTTATTTTTTATATGAAAATACGGGAAGGGTGGAATTGACCGAGAAGACGAATTCCAATGTAATCCCGGCAGTGATCTTCGGAGGCAGTGCGATCGAGGATTTGAGCGGAGAGAAATGGCTGAAATATGAAAAAAGCAGAGATTATTATGACGAAGATACTAATACGATCATCGATTATAAGGAGTATTCCAATGGCGATGCGGTAAGTTATGTTTTAAAAAAACCGGACATTATTTTGAATAATTATGTACGGGGTATAAAGTCGGAAATCTCAATTTTATTCATTGAACACGGGATCAGTCTCATACTCTTGCCGCTGCTGTTGTCTTTTTTGTTTCTGTTTAAAAAAACCAAGGAGAGGGAGAGTGTTGCTGTGTTGTTGTTAGTCGCAATCCTGTATCTGATGATAATACCGGTCTTCCATATTGAAAGCAGGTATATGCTGCAGGTACTTGTTTTTTTGATACTTATTTCTTCGCTGGGATATTCTTTCCGCACTGAGCGCGGAATTAAGGTCCTGGGTATAGAATTCAATGGCGGGGATTTTTTCCGTATTTTCAGAACGATAACATTGTTTCTTGTCATGATCCAATTTGCGTTTTCAATTGTTAATATTTATAAACAAGATGACGGCAAATTCTATCCATGGGAGTATAGGCTGGCCGGAGAATTCATTGGAAAATATGATACTAAGGAAAACGGAGTTTTGATAATGTCCAGAAATAGTTACATAATCTCATACTATGCAAATGCCGGAAATAGCGGCATCAGAATGCCTTATGCCGATGTCCCAAGTATCATCAGGTTTGCCAGGGAAAACAAAGCAAATTACATTGTAATTGATGAAAGGTTCCTTTCGGTGAGAGAGAATTACGACGAACTTTGGAAATTAGATCGATTTTCAAATGATGCCGAACTTATTTTTGAAGACAGTTCCGTAATGCCGATCCGAATATTCAGATTTCGCGATGCAAATGAAAATTAATTGTGATCGGAAGCGCTGCTTTTTGGGTAAATAACGATCCTTAATATATTTTTGTCCGACAGATGCTGAAAAATATCAATAAAATCTGCAGAGGGAGCATTCCAGTGCTCCTGATCCTGGCAATAGCTCTTTTTGCGAGGCTGGTTTTGTTCTTTCATGACGTAACCATAGATAATGACGGGATCGCATATGGACTTGCCGGAAAGAATCTGGTCGAAAGCGGAAAATATGAAGTTTACGGCGATCCATTGCTGATATATCCTCCCGTGTATCCCATAGCCATAGGGATAGTCGATCATTTTTCCGGTAACCTGCTTTTTTCCGGAAGGTTTGTTTCGCTGCTATTCGGGATGCTGCTGGTCTATGCATTTTATGCGTTTGGCAAGAAGCTTTATGGAAAGGAGGCGGGACTCTTTGCGTCTTTTTTCGCTGCAACGAATTATTCGCTGATTATATATTCTCAAGAAACACAGGCCGAGTCCATGTATTTGTTCTTTATACTGCTGACTTTCTACTTCTATCTGAAAATCACTGAGAAATACAAAAATAATTTTGCAATAGCCATGGGGTCGTCGACGGCTATTGCCTATCTGATCAGGCCGGAAGCGTTGCTTTTTTTAATTTTATCTTTGGTGTTTTTTATACAAAGAATGAGAGGCTTTGAACCCAAGAAAGCCGTTCTCGGATTTTTCCTTATGCTCTTTTCTTTTCTTGCGGTTTCAACTCCCTATATTTATTTTCTTTATAAATATACCGGGAAAATATCCCTGACTGAAAAAGCAAGTTCAAATATTATTCACGGAGTGATTTTCGATGGCATAGACAAGGAAAGATTGGGCGACGAAGAAGCTCGTTATTATGAAAGAAGCATAGCCTATTATGACGAAAGCACGAATATGATAAAGGATCCGTCGGAATTCAGAGAAATAAGCCTCGATAAGTCAATCTTGAATGATTCTGATAAGTTTATTCTTAAATATATAAGAAGTGTCAAATCAGAGATCATGGTTTTGCTGGCTGATCATAGCGTAAATCTGATTCTGCTTCCTCTTCTTGTTACGTATATATATTTTATCAGGTCAAAAAAGGACAAAAACAACATCGGAGTCATGTCCCTGATTTCCTTTTTATATTTTCTTATTTTGCCCTTTTTTCACATAGAGAGCAGATATTTGCTTCAAGTGCTGGTGTTTCTGATCCTTCTTTCCTCTTTCGGATATGCCATGCGGAAAGACTTCAAGCTAAGTATATTGAGGCTGGAGCTGCCCAGTAAAATATTTTTTAGCTATATGAGGATAATGATCCTATTCCTGGTTTCCCTGCAATTTGTTTTCTCTATTGTCTTGTTTTCCCTTTTTTCCAGAACCGAAGACTATCCATGGGAGTATAAGCTGGCCGGAGAATTTATAAAAAATGATCATCTGCAGGAGAAAGATGTTGTAATAATGTCAAGAAACAGGAGCATCGTTTCATATTATGCCAATACTGAGCATGGGGGGGTCAATATTCCATATACAGATGCTCTTAATGTCATTAAATTTGCCAAAGCAAACAAAGTAAATTATATTGTAATTGACAAAAGATTTTTGCAAATAAGAGAGAATTATGACGAACTGGCCGATCTCGACAGATATGCCGTAGGTATTAAATTGGTTTACGAAGATGATTCCGTTTATCCGGTGAGGGTTTTCAAGCTTTCTTATTAAGTGGTATAAATTAAAATAATGAACGATATTGAGAAGGAAATATCCATAGTGATTCCCGCATATAATGAAGAGGAAAACATACCCTGTTTGATCGGAGAAATATCACGTGTCATGAAGAGAATCACGAATAATTACGAAGTCATAGTGGTTGATGATGGGAGTTCGGACAGGACAACCGATGCCATCGAGAAACTGTTCAGGGGGGATCCCGAGCATGTCTCGGGAATACAATTCAGGTCCAATTTCGGCAAAGCTGAGGCCTTGAAAGCGGGATTTACCGCGGCACGGGGAGAAATAATAATTACGATGGATGCGGACCTTCAGGATGATCCGGCGGAAATACCGAATTTTATCGCGAAGATCAAAGGGGGTTATGATCTTGTTTCGGGATGGAAGCAGAACAGAAAGGACACGTTTATAAAGAACAACAGTTCAAAATTTTTCAATTACATCACTTCTAAGTTCTCGAGGGTGAAGTTGCATGACTTCAACTGCGGCTTTAAGGCATACAGAAAAGAAGTGGCCAAGGGGTTGGACCTTTATGGCCAGATGCATAGATATATTCCGGTCATGGCCAGGAATCAGGGTTATGTCATCGGAGAGATCCCGGTTCATCACAGAAAGAGAAAATTCGGAAGATCGAAATATGGTCCGATCAGATTCATAAACGGCTACCTGGACCTTCTGACGGTTATGATGCTCACGAAATATTTCAAAAGGCCGGCACATTTCTTTGGCGGAATAGGATCTCTGGCTCTTGCAGCCGGAATTGCAATAGGTTTGTATATCACCTATCTAAGGCTTGCCTATGGGAGCATACAATCGAGGCTTCCCCTTTTTATCGCGGGAATTCTGCTTATTATGGTAGGTTTTCAGTTCATTTCGCTCGGATTGATCGGTGAAATGTTCGTGAAAAATTATGGAAGAGAGGATGATTCCTCCAAGATAAAAAAAATTATTAAAAAATGACAATGGAAGTTTGTTTTTTCGGGACATATGAAAAAGATTATCCCATGAACAGGGTTATCATAAAAGGCTTGAAGAAAAATGGCATTGCCGTGAAGGAATGCCATGTTTCTTTATGGGAGAAGCATAGAGATAAACATGGAAAATTCCTGACTATTGCATCGCTTGCAAGGTTTGCGATAGATATGCTTTTGGCCTATTTTAAGCTCGGAGCGAGATACTTTTCGACACACAGAAACTCGGATGCCGTTATTGTCGGATATATCGGCCAATTAGACATTATTTTTCTCAGATTTCTGACAATTTTCACCCGGAAAAAACCGAAAATAATATTCGTACCGCTTGTTTCGCTTTATGATACGGCGATCGTGGACAGGAATCTCTCGAAAGAAAAAGGATTTTTTGCCAAAGTCCTGTTTTTTATCGACAAGCTGTCTTTCAGATCGGCGGACGTGATGATTATGGATACCGATGAGCATGTGAAATACATTTCTAGTCTTTTCAGTCTGGATGAAAATAAGCTGAAAAGAGTGTGGGTCGGAGCGGACGAGGATGTTTTTTATCCGATAGACGCGAAGGTCAATTCGGATAAATTCACAGCGCTGTTCTTTGGAAAATATATTCCGCTTCATGGGATTGAATATATCATAAAAGCGGCCAAGATGCTGGAAAATGACGGCGTGCGGATAAGAATGGTTGGAAACGGCCAATTATATGAAAAAATGCTTGATTTAAGCAAAAAGTTGGGCGTAGTAAACGTTGATTTTGTCAAATGGATAGAGTATAATGAGTTATTGAATGAGATTGCGAAAGCGGACGTCGTTTTAGGTGTCTTCGGAGGTTCCAAAAAGGCTTCCAGGGTTATTCCGAACAAGGTTTTTCAGGCAATTGCATGCAGGAAGGCGGTAATTACGGGTGAGACGCCAGCTATAAGGGAGTTTTTTAAGGATAGGGAGGACATATTATTTTGTTTGAATAAAGATCCCAGATCGTTGGCGGAAAGCATATTGCTTCTTAGAAATAGCCCGGAATTGAAAAAAACTATCGAAGAGAATGCTTATTTGCTTTTTAAGGCAAATGCCGATTTGGAAAAAATAGGAATAGGTGTAAAAGAGACAATAATGTCCGTTTTGAATAAATAATATTTTTTCAACAGAATGAAGATAGGAATTAATGTTGATAAACTTTCAAGGACGAATAAACGGGGCGTAAGCGTTTATATTTATCAGATCTTGAAGGAATTGTCCGAGATTGATAATAAGAATGATTATATTTTATACTCAAGGCGTGATATCGGCGATAAGCCTTTTTTGAGCAATCCGAGATTTTCATTAAGCCTGGTAAAATCAAATTTCGGCCTTCTTTATTGGACTTATTTTAAACTTCCAAAACAGGCTATTGAAGATAAGGTAGATATTTTTTTTTCACCTGCGCAAAACTATCCGTTTATTTTCATGAAACCGTATGGAATAAAGACCGTAACCAGCGTTCTTGATATTGCCTTCAGGATCTTTCCGAAGCACTTCAGGGCCGGGGATAAGATTGGTTTGGATATAAATACAAAAATTGCGGTCCGACGATCCGATAAGATAATTGCAATTTCGGAATCGACGAAAAGGGATATTATCAAATATTACAAAACGGATGATGGAAAAATAGATGTAGTATATCTTGCGAGCAGAATGGGCGAGAAATGCCCGAAGTTGTGCGAAATTGATGTTCATAATGCACTTAACATCAAAAAGTCTTACATCCTTTTTGTGGGAGCGATACAACCCAGGAAAAACATAATAAAACTCGTTGATGCTTTTGAAATCTGCAAGGATAGAAATAGCGATATCGGCCTTGTCATTTGCGGAGAGAGAGGGTGGTTGTACCAGGAAATATTGGCGAGAATAAGCCGAAGCAGATATTCCAAAGACATATTTGTAACAGGCGGAGTAAGCGAGAAGGAGCTAAAAAGTATTTATTGCAAGGCATTAATGTTCGCACTCCCCTCTCTTTACGAAGGATTCGGAATTCCGGTTTTGGAGGCTATGAGTCTTGGGGTTCCGGTTATCGTACCCAATAACTCTTCTTTTCCCGAGCTCGTCGGTGATGCAGGGCTTTATGTGGACGAATATAATGCGGAAGATATTGCAGACAAGATCAGCATGATAATGAGTGATCCCGGTCTCGGAACAGAATTAGCCAAAAAAGGAAAACTGAAAGCGAGAGAATTCAGCTGGAAAATAACCGCAAAAAAACATTTGGAGATATTTGAAAGTATTTAACGGCAGTTGTTAATAAGTAAAGATCCAAAACCATGAATAAGCCGAAAATAGCGGTCGTTATCATAAATTGGAATGGTATTGTCCTATTGGAAGAATGTTTATGTTCGGTTGAGAACCAGATCTATGGCAATAGCAAGATAATATTTGTCGACAATGGATCTTCGGATGGATCAGCGGGATTTGTGAGGGGAAGATTTCCAAAGGTGGATATTATTCAGTTAGACAAGAATACCGGTTTTGCAAAGGCGAATAATGTCGGTATCCATAGGGCCCTTGAGGACAAAGAAGTGGAGTATGTGGCATTGTTAAATAACGATGCCGTTGCGGAAAAGTCCTGGTTGGGCAAAATGCTGGAAGTCGCTGAACAAAATGATAGAATAGGTTCAGTTGCTCCCAAAATACTCAAATATTACCATAAAAATGAATTTGACTGTTTTGGCATAAAAATACGCATTATTGGAAGCGGTATGAATAACCTGTTGAATATGAAGGATGATGGAAGCTATGATAGGTCATATGAGGTATTCGGGACAAGCGGCTGTTCTTGCTTATATAAAAGGAAGATGCTTGAAGATATCGTGATCGAAGATGAGTATTTTGATAATGATTTTTTTGCCTATTGTGAAGACATAGATCTGGATTGGAGGATGAGGCTTAGGGGATGGAAAAGCTTCACGGCTCCCGGATCGGTCGTGTTTCATAAGGGCTCGGCGACGTGCCAAACTTATTCCTATTTCAAGGCATTTCATTCGCATCGAAATCGTTTGTTCGTGATGTTGAAAAACTATCCCCTATTCTTTTTGGCGAGAGGGATGGCTGTATTTATATTCAGTTATCTGCATTATTTTAAAAGCATATTCAGAAACAAGGGTTATTCCGCCAGAACGAAGGAAAAAATAGGATATTTAAATACGGCAAAGTTCATAATCTTGGGATGGTCCAGCTATTTCTCACATTTCTTTAAGATGTTAAAGAAGAGGAGAATAATACAGAAGATGAGGATAGCGAGTGATCGGGATGTGTCGGAATGGTTTACATTGCTTGGTGAGGCCGATAATGTATCGGAGGCTGAATAAGCCTGCGACAGAATGGCAATGGGATGATCTTCGGCATAATATGGATTTTATTATAAGCAAATATATAACACAAATGCTCAATAATCTTATCAATAAATATGATGCCGTGTTGCTGTGCAACGCAGTAAGGGAGGGAAAATTAGGGAGAGTTTTATCCAAATTGACAGGCAGCAAGCAGACAAAGATAGCCGATTCCTGGAGGCATATAAAGAAACCGCCTACTAATTGGTATGACATACCGGCGGTGAATGAGCATTGGAATCTTCTGATCTCCGGAAGAGCAGATATTGATTATAATGAATATATCTCGCGAAAGTATTTTTCGGACCGTAAAGACATGAAAGCGTTATCTCTTGGTTGCGGAACCGGACATAGAGAGCTAAGGTGGGCAGGGTTGGGTAATTTTGAAAAGATAGATGCATACGATCTCTCAATAAATAGGATAGAATATGCGAAAAAAAAAGCCGAGGAGGCGGGATACGAAAATATTATTAATTATCAGGTCGGAGATATCTATGGACTGGAAAAATTAGATAATCAGTACGATGTCATCTTGATGGAACAGTCATTACATCACTTTTCTCCGCTAAGAAATATATTGCTTAAAATGGATAATTTTCTCAAGCCACACGGATTTGCTGTCATCAATGAATTTGTTGGTCCGACGAGATTTCAATGGACAGATAGGCAGCTGGATATAATAAATGGTTTACTGTCGGTTCTGCCCGTCAAATACAAGAAAAAACTAAGTGGTGGCATAAAGAATAGGGTTTACAGGCCGAGCAAGTTAAATTTGATCTTAAGTGATCCGTCAGAGGCTGTTGAATCATCGAATATAATTCCTTTGTTGAAAGATGTTTTTAACGTCATGGAGATTAAAGAATATGGCGGGACTATCCTGATGATGCTACTTAGTGAAATCGGCCATAATTTTCTGTCGGGTGACAAGGAAACAAGGGATTTATTGGATCTCTGCTTCAATGTTGAAGATGTTTTAATCAAACACAAGGAGATTCAAAGTGATTTTGTCGTTGCTGTGTGCAGAAAAGAATGACTATTTCGGGATAATATAAGCGGGAAGGTTTCCGGGAGGAGGTTTGGTTTATTGTATGGAAAAACAGGATTATTGCTTAGTTCTGACGAATCAGATAGTATGCTGCCAATATGATGTCGATTTGATAACTATATTCCGTTGTTTCGGTCTATGAGGACTCGCAGGTTAACCGCAAGGATGGCCTGAATTTTTTACATTAGGTATTGTATTTGACAATAGATGTTGTATTATCTTTATGCTATAATGGAATATGTGGATTTGGGTAAACTGAATAGTCAAGGGATTTGAGCGATAAAATGCTATAATAGTAAGATATAATGATACACGAAAACAGAATTACGGTAAGTGTAATAATACCTACATATAACAGGGCTAGTTTGCTGAAAAGATCGATCGATAGCGTTCTAAGCCAGACATTCGGAGATTTTGAAGTGATCATTGTTGATGATGGATCTACGGACGATACGGAAGAGGTGGTGTGCGGGGTCAGGGATCCGAGGATTAAATATATAAAGTATAATGAAAATAGGGGTGCTACGGCTGCCAGAAATGTCGGGATTAGGGCAGCCAGAGGTGAATTTATTGCTTTTCAGGACAGTGATGACGAGTGGCTCCCTGAAAAGTTGGAAAAACAAATGAATGTCTTCAAAAAAGCCGCTCGGGATGTGGGCGTGGTTTATGTAGGTTTCTGGAAGTTAAAAAATGGCAGAAAAATATACATTCCGGCTAAGGCCGTAAAGAAGAGACAAGGCGCCATATACGAAGAGCTGATCAAAAGAAACTTCGTTTCGACTCAGACGATCCTGGTGAGAAGCGAATGTTTCGCAAAAACCGGGTTGTTTGATGAAAAATTGTCCAGGCTTCAGGACTGGGACATTGT from Candidatus Paceibacterota bacterium encodes the following:
- a CDS encoding glycosyltransferase family 39 protein, whose amino-acid sequence is MLKNINKICRGSIPVLLILAIALFARLVLFFHDVTIDNDGIAYGLAGKNLVESGKYEVYGDPLLIYPPVYPIAIGIVDHFSGNLLFSGRFVSLLFGMLLVYAFYAFGKKLYGKEAGLFASFFAATNYSLIIYSQETQAESMYLFFILLTFYFYLKITEKYKNNFAIAMGSSTAIAYLIRPEALLFLILSLVFFIQRMRGFEPKKAVLGFFLMLFSFLAVSTPYIYFLYKYTGKISLTEKASSNIIHGVIFDGIDKERLGDEEARYYERSIAYYDESTNMIKDPSEFREISLDKSILNDSDKFILKYIRSVKSEIMVLLADHSVNLILLPLLVTYIYFIRSKKDKNNIGVMSLISFLYFLILPFFHIESRYLLQVLVFLILLSSFGYAMRKDFKLSILRLELPSKIFFSYMRIMILFLVSLQFVFSIVLFSLFSRTEDYPWEYKLAGEFIKNDHLQEKDVVIMSRNRSIVSYYANTEHGGVNIPYTDALNVIKFAKANKVNYIVIDKRFLQIRENYDELADLDRYAVGIKLVYEDDSVYPVRVFKLSY
- a CDS encoding glycosyltransferase family 39 protein, with amino-acid sequence MMNYTKERKARALLVSILFVAIFARFLFLYARDVPVIADAVLYAQSGKNFIETGRYATSGGDLVDIVFPPGYPIAVGLADHFFNNPLFSLRFVSFVFGSLLVHLFYLTGREMSGEKAGLFASFFAATNSTLILFSQEVYSESMFFFFTLLSFYLFLRLSKEPKNKNAVFFGFSIGMSYLIRPEGLLLMVLPFIFLLRIIKKFQYEILLRFLLVLFVTFFVMFPYVYFLSQKTGKPAITAKMSTNLAAGINFDGADMSRLSRDHFLRYEENEANYNEQTNELDYPKEEFKNTSILTVLLDNNFSGRYIAGFRSEAYALSADHWAGILLLPILLAIIYAVRDQKNRKNILVLSILSAELLIMFPIFHIESRYLAQVLIFLILFASLGYAGYKGPGTELLPRKFTVFIKNLVIVLISSSFILFLYLSFVTNEFGGFCNYAFCINTNVRDRSFPPTENSLAYEYKIAGEYIKNNSDSGEGGGLIMSRRPVEVSFYAGMDSLGITFPDTSAENVIKFAKANNVKYIIVDKRYLGVRKNYKDLASLQDFSNDVYLVFEDSSVSDIKLFQVK
- a CDS encoding glycosyltransferase family 2 protein — encoded protein: MNDIEKEISIVIPAYNEEENIPCLIGEISRVMKRITNNYEVIVVDDGSSDRTTDAIEKLFRGDPEHVSGIQFRSNFGKAEALKAGFTAARGEIIITMDADLQDDPAEIPNFIAKIKGGYDLVSGWKQNRKDTFIKNNSSKFFNYITSKFSRVKLHDFNCGFKAYRKEVAKGLDLYGQMHRYIPVMARNQGYVIGEIPVHHRKRKFGRSKYGPIRFINGYLDLLTVMMLTKYFKRPAHFFGGIGSLALAAGIAIGLYITYLRLAYGSIQSRLPLFIAGILLIMVGFQFISLGLIGEMFVKNYGREDDSSKIKKIIKK
- a CDS encoding glycosyltransferase family 39 protein, which translates into the protein MLKNINKICRGSIPVLLILAIALFARLVLFFHDVTIDNDGIAYGLAGKNLVESGKYEVYGDPLLIYPPVYPIAIGIVDHFSGNLLFSGRFVSLLFGMLLVYAFYAFGKKLYGKEAGLFASFFAATNYSLVAYSSVTRSEMIYLFILALILYVYILLIEKCEDAKAAVLGSLMAALYLTRPEGLLMWILPILLFYKLLKKTNIYAALRSLAIIFLSFMIISAPYIYFLYENTGRVELTEKTNSNVIPAVIFGGSAIEDLSGEKWLKYEKSRDYYDEDTNTIIDYKEYSNGDAVSYVLKKPDIILNNYVRGIKSEISILFIEHGISLILLPLLLSFLFLFKKTKERESVAVLLLVAILYLMIIPVFHIESRYMLQVLVFLILISSLGYSFRTERGIKVLGIEFNGGDFFRIFRTITLFLVMIQFAFSIVNIYKQDDGKFYPWEYRLAGEFIGKYDTKENGVLIMSRNSYIISYYANAGNSGIRMPYADVPSIIRFARENKANYIVIDERFLSVRENYDELWKLDRFSNDAELIFEDSSVMPIRIFRFRDANEN
- a CDS encoding methyltransferase domain-containing protein, with product MKKENYDQMNRFEHQYWWHVGRRFIFTRLIRRYAACFKNDLSIVDVGCGTGGNFEFLENFGRVLGADNSTFAVEYCRKKGKTVKLVSKDVLPFPDGSCDLVTVFDVLEHIENDGRMIEECRRILKKGGKIVAAVPAYMSIWSSHDEILGHRRRYSKKELLGKVEERGFRTIKITHCITFMFPIIFVFRLISKKFSKSSRTNSAYFMLPGIINSLLAAILRVESCLIDKIEMPFGCSVVIVAEKI
- a CDS encoding glycosyltransferase family 4 protein → MTMEVCFFGTYEKDYPMNRVIIKGLKKNGIAVKECHVSLWEKHRDKHGKFLTIASLARFAIDMLLAYFKLGARYFSTHRNSDAVIVGYIGQLDIIFLRFLTIFTRKKPKIIFVPLVSLYDTAIVDRNLSKEKGFFAKVLFFIDKLSFRSADVMIMDTDEHVKYISSLFSLDENKLKRVWVGADEDVFYPIDAKVNSDKFTALFFGKYIPLHGIEYIIKAAKMLENDGVRIRMVGNGQLYEKMLDLSKKLGVVNVDFVKWIEYNELLNEIAKADVVLGVFGGSKKASRVIPNKVFQAIACRKAVITGETPAIREFFKDREDILFCLNKDPRSLAESILLLRNSPELKKTIEENAYLLFKANADLEKIGIGVKETIMSVLNK
- a CDS encoding glycosyltransferase family 2 protein encodes the protein MNKPKIAVVIINWNGIVLLEECLCSVENQIYGNSKIIFVDNGSSDGSAGFVRGRFPKVDIIQLDKNTGFAKANNVGIHRALEDKEVEYVALLNNDAVAEKSWLGKMLEVAEQNDRIGSVAPKILKYYHKNEFDCFGIKIRIIGSGMNNLLNMKDDGSYDRSYEVFGTSGCSCLYKRKMLEDIVIEDEYFDNDFFAYCEDIDLDWRMRLRGWKSFTAPGSVVFHKGSATCQTYSYFKAFHSHRNRLFVMLKNYPLFFLARGMAVFIFSYLHYFKSIFRNKGYSARTKEKIGYLNTAKFIILGWSSYFSHFFKMLKKRRIIQKMRIASDRDVSEWFTLLGEADNVSEAE
- a CDS encoding glycosyltransferase family 1 protein, with amino-acid sequence MKIGINVDKLSRTNKRGVSVYIYQILKELSEIDNKNDYILYSRRDIGDKPFLSNPRFSLSLVKSNFGLLYWTYFKLPKQAIEDKVDIFFSPAQNYPFIFMKPYGIKTVTSVLDIAFRIFPKHFRAGDKIGLDINTKIAVRRSDKIIAISESTKRDIIKYYKTDDGKIDVVYLASRMGEKCPKLCEIDVHNALNIKKSYILFVGAIQPRKNIIKLVDAFEICKDRNSDIGLVICGERGWLYQEILARISRSRYSKDIFVTGGVSEKELKSIYCKALMFALPSLYEGFGIPVLEAMSLGVPVIVPNNSSFPELVGDAGLYVDEYNAEDIADKISMIMSDPGLGTELAKKGKLKAREFSWKITAKKHLEIFESI